In Hemicordylus capensis ecotype Gifberg chromosome 4, rHemCap1.1.pri, whole genome shotgun sequence, the genomic window tgtgtgttgaaatgtttctgctaatacatatttgcataaatatacctgttctatattcttacatttttgtgagttcagttgctgtttgtgccctcaagagcccacatgttaaaaatactgtttttcacggtgtgtgtgtgtgtgtgtgtgtgtgtgtgtgtgtgcagggctgtccttacaaAGCCCTTACAGGAGTGTGGGACCCAGGGCAAACCAGCCAgcgcattgggggggggggcttccagttaattctaatggggtttaaaagagtggggcctggggtggtcatcctgcttgccatgccctaaggacagccgtgtgtgtgtgtgtgtgtgtgtgtgtgtgtgtgtgtgtgtaggggtatgatgcttaacttgcactggggggagctccaaaggcctttaggtccaagctccaaagtaacctaggtgcacctctgttatCATGCTCTCCCCATGGACGATGGGGGCTGGAGTTGCTAAGAACAAGAGCTGTCACGTTCTTGCTTCACTGGTGAAACACAAGGATGTACGTCTTTCATGACTGCAAGTACATCACGCTAATACAGGGCGGTGACAAACCTAAACATCTCCACCTGTTGTTGGGCAACTCCCAGTACACCCAGCCTCAATTTATTGCCGctagagatgatggaagttgtagtccaacaacagctggctaCCCCTGCGCTACTGTTACCGAGGCAGACAGACTAGAAAGAAGAATCATACAGGATGCGATTGCGATTTGTCAGCTAAATTACTTATCGGACAGTGTGCGTGTCTCTAAAACACCTAAAATAATCACGCACTCAAGGCAGAAAACAAAGTTCAGATTGCAGCAAAATGAATCTCATTAAAAAGCCGCCTCCATCGCCCTACAAACGCTGTCTAAACCAAAGCCAGCGCTCCGCGGAAGATCGTCATGTTGAAGAGCTGAATTAAATACGCGGTGCTTTTCtcgcacttaatcaatcaacaggaaactgtgtgtttgtgagagagcgagagcgtgTGCCAACACAAGACTCTAGTCCTTTTCTATCTCTATGCCTGCATCGTCTACTGATTGCGGTCTTTTTGAGCCGGAGCGGAACCATCTTTTCACGGATCAGCTTTCCACTCGGAAGGGCTTTTCTCGAGCTCCATTGTAATTCATTCTGTGCCCACTCAAATCGGAACGGGTTGAGACAGAGCAAGTGCCGGGGTCGGAGAGAGGCTGGACCGTGGCGGCAATGGGTGCGGAGGCGATGCTCAGGACCCTGCTGTACACCGTCAACTCCCTGCTGCAGCAGCGCAGATACCAGGCGGCGCTGGCCGTAGTGAAGGGCTTCCGTAACGGAGCGGTGTAAGCTGGGGCTGGATCGTCTCTCCCTCGCTCGCTTGCCCGCCTCCCGTCCCACCTCGCCCCTCTCCAGTTAGGCGCTCCTGGCGGGAGGGGGAAATGAGCCCGAGGTGGAAGGCAGCTGCTGGGAGCTTCTTTGACTTCGCCCAAGACACGGGTTGGGGCGCTGAATTCCTTCATTCGGGAATCTGTTGAGTGCCGCGTGTCTCCTCTCTGCTAGTATCGGCATGATGgggcttgcagaagccatttctcCCTCTGGTCATGTTGTGACAGATGAGCTCCTCCTGGGTGCAGCTGAAGGAGCTGTGTGTACAACGGCGCGGCTCAAAATCTAGTATTTTTCGGGAAAAGGAATTTTGGCTCGTTCACTGATACCTCTTCCTTGTGCTGTAGATGAGATTGGCAGCTGTGATTTCCCTATAATTCTCTGTCTGTCCCTACTTCACTTGAGTTAAGACCAAAATCCTTATCTATAGAAGTTTTCAAAGAGGCACTAAAGAAGAACCACTGAAGTTATTTAGAGCGAGTGGAATTCTTCCACTGATTTTAGAATAGGAAagcagaaaaggcatttggctagtttaaaaaaatggaatCAGAAGCCATTCTTAAAATAGAAGGGACACCTGGCTTCAGTTATAGCGGATCAGACACTGCTACCTAGGGATACAGCCTGGCTTTCAGTCTTAatactttacctttttaaaattgcTTAAACCTGTTGCTTTCTCATTCAGAAACGATTTCTCTAAAACCATTGCTGCTAAAAACTTCATTGTTTGCTACCTCAGCTATTGAAATGCATTTACTGCCCTCCTTCTTCGATCCCCACTGCTGCTAAGAATAACCTGTCCTCTTAGATGTTTGGACTATGAAAAGTGATCTAtgcatattttaataataatatatgatcAAAACTCTGCTTGGTCCCTTTCACTggctttctgttttgttttcatcTGGCATTAACATCTTGCCCTAACTTCTAAGCCTGCAATTCTGAACACAGTTACAAGGGGGTAGGCCCCATTGAACATAGAGTAAACACACCTAGGATTGTGCTGTAAAACACAGTACACTAGCTCCTGCTTCCATTTTAACTCTTATTTTCTTTGTTGTTCAATCTCCAGTGGGTTTACCCACTTCAAAggtgtgttgtttttaaaccatCTGTGCACCTTATACTTGGAATCGCTACTAGGCCACATCTGCAGTGTTCCCCATTGTCTTTAAGCATATACTCAAGATCTACATTTTGAACTTGTATCTCCATAGCATGCTCCTTTCTGCAGGTTTTCTGTGTGGTAGTTGTAGCCTTTCAGTCACTCTTATAACTATAAGTTTACCTGTAAAGAACTATGAGTGCAGAGCCAACTCAATAGGGGTGTATAACCTGCATCTTTGCATATAATAGCAGATGACGCTTTCTCCAGACTTGGGTATTCAAGGGCTAATTAGACAAATGAATCAACAACTGGattaaaaggaggaaggaataCTGAAAAATATTGTGTGTAGTCATTTgtgtctgttttattttattttttctttccttttggcAGTTATGGGGCAAAAATTCGTGCCCCCCATGCTTTGGTGATGACATTTCTCTTCAGGAGTGGAAGGTACATTTGTCAGTACCTCTCTTTCTCAGCTACGTATCTAATTATTTCACCATAGAGTTGTGGGATTTCATAAGGTCTAGATCTTGCAATTGTTATGAGTCATGCTCTCTTAGCATATTGGAGTTGCTGAGATATGATCTTCACACGCCTCTTCTCTCTGTGCATCTTTCAAATAGATTAACTGGATTAGGTAAAGGGTAGAGTATGCTGTTGAGTCtgtgccgactcctggtgaccacagagccctgtggtttttctttggtagaatacaggaggggtttaccattggcatctcctgtgcagtatgagatgatgcctttcagcatcttcctatatcgctgctgcccaatataggtatttcccgtggtctgggaaacataccagcggggattcgaaccggcaacctctggcttgttaaccAAGTTCACAAAGAAAATATATGCTCTTATTTTGGTTGAGTAGtttccagtttttattttgtaaataaaGGTGGCCACAAATGAAATGTGCCTTGCAAACCtaggcatatttactcagaaataagtcccactgtgttcagtggggcttactccctagtggtgcatagggttgcagcctAAGTCTCATTAATTCAGGGAGACTTTCTTTAAAGAGTAAACACGGATAGGATTAGGCTGTTAGAGATCATTAACTACAGAAGTTTCTGGTGTGTTAAAATCAAGCATGCAGAATTGCTACAAATTATATTTATGTGCACATTAATATCATTACCAGTGAATTGCATGTCTTTCCTCTTTCTGTAGACTTTTGGAACTAGAATGAATTCTCACTGTGATTTCCTGAAACAGATCACAGACGATCACTTAGCAATTCACTTTTGAATGAATgtgtttgtgggggaggggggagtattATCTGCagtaaatattttttatttcttttcagcTTAAAGGACAAACTGAAAGCAATTTTTCAAGCCACCTACACTCATTCCAGGAACCTGGCATATTTTGTATTCACGTACAAGGGTCTGATGGCCCTACAGTCCAGAATACAGGGAAAAAAGATTCCAGTTCACTCTTTTCTCGCAGCCTGCATTGGGGGCTGTTTAGTATTTGGGGAAAACAATAATATCAACAGTCAGGTAAGCAACTATACTTCAGTGCTAATTTGTATTGCTAGCCATCTGGAATTAATTGAAAATCTAGTGATGTTAGTGATTCCTTTAGCTCTGTTGCTATCCTCTTTTATTGATGGTCTGTGTATGCACTTTCAACTAAAACTGCCAGAGACAACAAAATTAATGACACCCCAGTTATTCTGCAGCTTGCAATTACTCAGGTGCACTAGACTAGAGAATAGAAATGAGATAGTACACTATAGACTTCTACCTTGCTATTACTGAATGCACTATATATGTGAGCGCTGTacgatattgccctcaggggatagggccactctgggaagagcacttgcatgcagaaggctccaaattccttcagtggcatctccaagataggctgagagaggttccttcctgcaaccttggagaagtcactgtcagtctgtgtagacaatactgagctagatggaccaatggtctgactgcatatgggagcttcctatgttccactcttCAGCTGCCAGTTTGGTTAGGCATGTAACACAATGTCAGAATTGCTATAGGTCCATTTTAAACCTCAGAGAGGCTTGAGTGCTGAATGTCCATTTGAGCTGCCCACTCTTCCATGTCGCTACACCCTGTGTCAGTATCATTCTTTTCtcatttggagtgtgtgtgtgtttccagtgTTAATTTGGTCCCCTCCAGGCCCAgagccataatccccagcctcatcCTGCTATGATGACTAAGCTAATGATTCATTTAGTTAAGAATGGGTTTAGTTCCATCTCAAACAGTGGTGACAAGATGCCCCAGAAAAATTAATAACAGTCCAGTAGGTCTAAATGTGTCCCTATTAGCTATTGGTCTATGAAATATGTGATGCATTCCTTTTGTTTAGTTAGAGTACAGCAGGTTGGTTTACTTGTAGTTTGGGTGGCTTCATGCATCAAAGCTACAAGCAGTGGGGAAACACCATTTCCCAGTGAGCAAGCACTCCAAGTGTGAGTTGGAGGTTTTGTACATTTCATGACGTGTGAAGACACCCATGTCAGATGCAGAAAGTTGAATCCTCTCCATCAACCCAACATTTGTAAACAACATTTGAAGTTTTTTTGAGAATGTCAGGAAGGGAAGGAGACCTGACGTTCACCATCTGACAttggcagcttcacatgacaTAGAATATGCGCAATTTCCAGCTCACGCCGGAAGCATATGATCACCAGGAACTGGCACTCTTTTCTTACTGACTTGTGGCTGTGTTTTGAAATTCACTAAATGAATTTCAAAACAAAATTATTGTTCAATTTTGAAATTCATTCTGTCTTCTAGCATCTGGAGCTTCTTATACGTTGCTGTCTTCCTGAGCAAAGGTTGTCTTTGAAAGGTTGTGGTTGATGATATTTGTGGTGTTTCACAGAATTAGAAACTTGACATGACAACATGGTGATCTTATCCTAAATTCAGGATTGTTTGAAATAGTCCCACTTCTTTGATGAGTTACATGCCTAATGTTCAAACTTTCTTCCATACAGATAAACATGTACCTGTTGTCTCGTATCCTGTTTGGCTTGTCCCGGTTGGCAGTGGAGAAAGGTTACATCCCACAGCCAAAACGGGATCCCTTTCCACTCTTCGCCGCTTTAGTTTGGGGGATTGTTCTCTGGCTCTTTGAATATCACCGGCATACCCTACAGCCATCTTTGCAATCATCCATGACATACCTCTATGATGACAGTAATGTCTGGCATGATGTTTCTGACTTCCTTGTATATAACAAAAGACCTGTCAGCCAATAGTTTTGAAAGAGCTTTGAATAATAGCACCTTTCAGAAACAGGGCttacttttctttttctgaaCATACGTGACTGAAAATTTAATATTGATAATTATCTCTAGGTGTGACCTGGTCACAATGTTCTGTATAAGCTGGTGATCTCTGTTGGTTCAATGTTGAAAAGAGGCCATATTGCAAGCAAAACATCTTgaaggggtgttttttaaaatgtgctcatCTTTCCGTAAGAGACATCATTTCCTTTTCTACACCGACAGCTGTGGCATTGCAGTAAGGGTGGGAAAACAAGCTATAAATGCGCTGATCTAAAAAGTTGACAACTTGGGGGAGGGAGAACACCAGtgaatatattttatataatgtTGAAATACCAGATGGTGTAGGTAACTCCTTGTATGCTTCTATGTGATAATTCCTTCACTGCTTCCTTTGTTAGCAATAAAATAAATTGGTTAATTCTCTCCTTGGTACATAACAGCATGTAAAGCTCAGGTTTAGGAACTTTGTGTGTAGATATGGAACTTGGAAAGTTTTCTGGATAATCTTTTCTAATATCTCTTTGCAGATCTGTTCCCTCTTCCTATTCTCAGGACATAGCAATATAAAACCTGAAAAAAGGCATGTGGAAAAGGATGtgggggaaaat contains:
- the LOC128324029 gene encoding peroxisomal membrane protein 4-like isoform X1, whose product is MGAEAMLRTLLYTVNSLLQQRRYQAALAVVKGFRNGAVYGAKIRAPHALVMTFLFRSGSLKDKLKAIFQATYTHSRNLAYFVFTYKGLMALQSRIQGKKIPVHSFLAACIGGCLVFGENNNINSQINMYLLSRILFGLSRLAVEKGYIPQPKRDPFPLFAALVWGIVLWLFEYHRHTLQPSLQSSMTYLYDDSNVWHDVSDFLVYNKRPVSQ
- the LOC128324029 gene encoding peroxisomal membrane protein 4-like isoform X2, whose product is MGAEAMLRTLLYTVNSLLQQRRYQAALAVVKGFRNGAVLKDKLKAIFQATYTHSRNLAYFVFTYKGLMALQSRIQGKKIPVHSFLAACIGGCLVFGENNNINSQINMYLLSRILFGLSRLAVEKGYIPQPKRDPFPLFAALVWGIVLWLFEYHRHTLQPSLQSSMTYLYDDSNVWHDVSDFLVYNKRPVSQ